Part of the Oncorhynchus clarkii lewisi isolate Uvic-CL-2024 unplaced genomic scaffold, UVic_Ocla_1.0 unplaced_contig_11706_pilon_pilon, whole genome shotgun sequence genome, aagcttgggaaatctttttgtatccaaatccggctttaaacttcttcacaacagtatctcggacctgcctggtgtgttccttgttcttcatgatgctctctgcgcttttaacggacctctgagactatcacagtgcaggtgcatttatacggagacttgattacacacaggtggattgtatttatcatcattagtcatttaggtcaacattggatcattcagagatcctcactgaacttctggagagagtttgctgcactgaaagtaaaggggctgaataattttgcacgcccaatttttcagtttttgatttgttaaaaaagtttgaaatatccaataaatgtcgttccacttcatgattgtgtcccacttgttgttgattcttcacaaaaaaatacagttttatatctttctgtttgaagcctgaaatgtggcaaaaggtcgcaaagttcaagggggccgaatactttcgcaaggcactgtacatgtatggTGTCTCACCTGGCAGTGTGAAAATACAGGTAGGCTATATGACATTGtattacatgtacagtatgtgtgcattCAAAGGTGACTCTGGTGGCGCCCTGTATCTGAAAAATCTAAAACGTCGGATTCAGGTGAGTGTACATTATATAACCTATACTTCCACGTTTAAATACTATGTTTCTTTTATCAGCATGGTGCTGGTTGTATCAAGATAAACAGGAAATTGCACCGGTGACATTCTTGTGAAATGTGCAGAATTAGGTTTCTCTTGAAATGTTGGACCTCTCTAGATGTTTTAAGGCCTTTTTAGTTCAAACTCTCAATTTGTGATGTACTACTATTCCTTTGAATGTGTTTTTGGGAGTTAAACTTGGCCACGTTAAAATAACAATGTCTGTATATCATTAAAGTAATCAACTTATTTTTGTCTTAGGTGGGTGTAATCAGCTGGGGGGTTAAGGACCTGTGTATGGGTAATATCCCAAAGCCTCTTTCAACTGCAACTACTAGAGATTACCACATTAACCTATTCCGAATGCAGAAGTTCCTCAAGGAGCacctgggagaaaaaaaaaatgaaactaATTATGAGCCTTTAAAATTTGTTGACTGATAATCATATGTGTAACTTGCATACATACTTGCtaaatacagtaggcctatatcaacaattcaaataaaatgtaGAAGTTGTGCCCATGCAGAAGTTGTGAAGAGTAGTTCGTTATTTTCAGTCAATGTGATTTTGTCTGTATGTTTATTGTAGGAATATGAAATTAATGTCTGCAACGGTTTAGATTTTTACTACAAATGAACATGATTTGGTTTAGTTCAAATGTGTGTTTGTTGACAGTTCAGTCAAATATCTAATGAAAATCTGCCGTCTTTGACCTGTTGTGTAGTTGGTTATGCATCAAAACACAATGATTGTCTTTGGACTTTACTTTGGTCAAGACCCAAAAGATAGTTTTACGGTAAGGGGCATGTCCTGGTTAATTTTCAACCCAGTCAAGTGTTCCGAGAAATTATTTTGAATTTTGCCAGTGGAGATGACAGTTGTGACAATGATGTTTTGTGTGTCATTGTTAGATTACAGTGGCTTTTGGGCATGGcatatttttt contains:
- the LOC139401566 gene encoding complement factor B-like; protein product: MSEWKGQMYEKDVQIKLKEKRESCIKDAEEAEGIKNYKEAVTKNFLCTGGTEDKVEDIACKGDSGGALYLKNLKRRIQVGVISWGVKDLCMGNIPKPLSTATTRDYHINLFRMQKFLKEHLGEKKNETNYEPLKFVD